Within the Echinicola sp. 20G genome, the region ATAGAATGGGAATCTCCTCAGAATAGCTCTCAAGTTGTGATTGGTCCGCTTCTTCATCATCAGTGATCAAATGGATCAAATCCCCTTCGCTCGCAAAATCACCCATGATCAATGATTGGTATAATGGACTGTCGTTTTTATTCATATAGAGAATGACTGTAATTTTGTCATATTTAAATTTAAAATAAAAGAAGAACCTTGAATTAACAAAGGTTCTTCTACTAAACTCAATGGATATGCCAATGTCAAAAAAGGTACAAAATGGCAGTGTTTATCGAATGTTTTAGCCTCCAGTAAATAACTTCAGGATATCATTCCCAATGGCAAACACCATCAGGGCCAACAATAACACCATTCCTACTTTCTGGGCATTCTCCAAGAATTTCTCTGATGGACTTCTACCAGAAATCATTTCGTATAACAAGAACACAACATGACCACCGTCCAATGCAGGAATTGGCAATAAATTCATAAAGGCAAGGATCATGGATATCAAGCCTGTGATACTCCAAAACTTCACCCAATCCCAACTGCTGCCATAAATCTTGGCCATTCCAATAGGACCACTGACATTTTTAGTAGATACCTCTCCGGTAAACATTTTACCTAAAGCACGGGCATTAACAATCACTACACTAAAGGCCTTCTCTGTGCCTTTCGCTATCGATTCATTAAAACTATAACTCTTTCTTACAGGCTCGATCAAAGGGTTAACAAGTACTCCAATGGTTCCGTCTTCATAAACATCTATTTCCCCTTCCTTCACTTGACCGTTTCGCTCGTAAGTAAGATCAATTTGCTTGGAAGAATACTCCTCAAGCTTCTTCTGGAAGTCAGTAAAATACCTCACTTTTTCTCCATTCACTGCCAATACCTTGTCCCCTTCTTGCAAACCTAGCTTAGCTGCATGGGTTCCTTTTACCGACTCCATCACCACAAAAGGCACACCTATATCAATAAAATTGGACATGGCCTCTTGATTGGAAAATGAATTGATAAAACCTCTAGGTATTTTTATTTTGATGATCTCACCGTCACGGTCTACCGTGTAGTAACCATTTTCGCTCAACAAAACATCCGCATTGGACAAATCAGACAAACTTTCGTAGGTATGCCCGTTTACTTCAAGAACTTTATCTCCGTCCTGAAAACCGATTTGCTGTCCAATATCATACGCCACTATCCCATGTTCAATCACTTGGTCTCTGGAAAAATAGGTTTCTCCACGGTCATAGGTCAAAGCGATAAAGATGATGATCCCTGTAATCACATTAACAATAATCCCTCCAAGCATCACTATCAATCTTTGCCAAGCTGGCTTAGCCCTAAATTCCCAAGGCTGTGGTTCTGAGGCCAACTGTTCAGTATCCATGGACTCATCCACCATTCCTGATATTTTAACAAATCCACCAAGAGGGATAGCCCCCAATGAATACTCTGTCTCTCCATACTTAAACCCTACAATTTTCGGAGGAAAACCAATGGAAAATTTTTCTACTCTCATGCCAAACAGCTTCGCTGCCAACATGTGCCCCCCTTCATGCAACCCAACCAAAATAGAGAGTCCCAGCAATAGCTGGCCCACCATAATCAAAGTATCCATACTTTATTTTTTAAACTTTATAATTTCTTCTGTTACAATTCTTGCCTTTTTGTCAGTATCGACAAAGTCCTGTAAGGCAGGATGACTGACAAATTCCACTTTTTCCATTGCTTTTGCAATAATATCGGACATTTCTAAGAACCCGACCTGATCTTGCAAAAACGCGGCCACAACCACCTCATTGGCAGCATTGAGTACACAAGGCGCATTGCCTCCCCTCTCCAATGCGTCGAAAGCCAATTGGAGGTTCCTAAATGTTTTTAAATCTGGCTTCTCAAAATCCAAAGAAGGATATTGCATAAAATCAAACCTTGGGAAATCGGACACTAATCTGTCCGGATATGACAAGGCAAACTGAATGGGAATACGCATATCAGGTAACCCGAGTTGTGCCTTGATACTACCATCTTCAAATTGAATCAAAGAATGCACGATAGATTGGGGATGCACCACCACCTCAATCTGATCAGGTCTAACTCCGAATAGCCATTTTGCCTCAATCACTTCCAAGCCCTTGTTCATCATGGAGGCAGAATCGATGGTAATCTTGGCACCCATATCCCAATTGGGATGCTTTAAGGCCTGCTCCTTGGTAACATCCTGCAAAGAGGCACTATCACGTCCTCTAAACGGCCCACCTGAAGCGGTCAGAATCAGTTTCTCAATTGGATTATGGAACTCCCCTACTAAACATTGAAATATTGCGGAATGTTCTGAATCAACGGGATAAATATTTACACCTTTTTCCCTAGCCAACTGCGTAATTAGCTCCCCAGCCACGACCAAAGTCTCTTTATTGGCCAAAGCGATTTGCTTACCCGCATTGATGGCACTTATCGTAGGCAACAAACCTGAATACCCTACCAACGCAGTAAGCACAACATCAATAGTATCCATTTCAACCACCTGGGCCAAGGCTTTCTCCCCTGCATAAACCTTAATATAATGAGGATCCAATGCCGTTTTGAGCTTCTTATAATGAGACTCATTTGCAATGACCACAGCATTAGGGGTAAACTCTATGGCCTGCTGAATCAATAAATCCACATTATTCTGGGCTGTCAGCACTTCCACCTCAAAGCGGTCATCATGATTTCTCATCACTTCCAAAGCCTGGGTACCGATACTGCCCGTAGATCCCAGCAGTGCTACTCTTTTCTTACTTGACATTGATGTCTTTATTTCTCTGCAATAGAGACTTTTTGTCTCCTCTTTTAACTCAAAGCTATCTTATTAAGCTGACAAATTTACAAGCTTAAAAGACTTTTCCTTTGTTTTTTGCCACTTTTTCACCTTCAGCCTTTCTGGCATTTCCTTGGAGAGGCCTAAAGTAGTTAAATTGTATTATGGTTTGCATTACGAGCGTTCTGATTCATGGTTCAGTGCCAGTTTATTAAAAAATGTTAAACAGAAGATCGTAATAAAAATTTAGACGTAAATTGATCTAAAAAATTAGTCTCATGCAAAAAAGCTTAACTACTTTCATTTTGGCCTTTGTTGCCGGACTGTTGGGAGCCTGGGCGTATCAGCAGTTATTCACTCATGACAATTTATCCAATTTAGAGACCTCTTCTGGTCAAACATACTCTTCCCAGCAAGTTCACAATTATACGGAAGAAGAGATTAAGCCCAAGCCTTCCATGGTTCAAAACAATCCACCAACTTCTTTTGTAGAAGCGTCGGAAAAAAGCACCGAGTCGGTCGTTTTTATAAAGAACTTTTCCGGAACCGACTATAGAAGGTATAGCATGTTTGACTTCTTTTTCGGTCCTCAAGGAGGCTCAAGCCAACGCGTTAGTACAGGATCTGGGGTTATTTTCAGCCAAGATGGCTATATCATCACCAATAACCATGTGGTTGAAAATGCCGAAACATTAGAGGTAATCCATCATAAAAAAACTTATCAAGCCAAACTCATAGGCACGGACCCTAATACTGATATTGCCGTACTGAAGATTGAGGCTGAAGAGCTTCCGGCTATCCAAAAAGGCAGTAGCAGAGACCTTAAAATTGGGGAATGGGTCATTGCAGTCGGCAATCCTTTCAACCTTACTTCGACCGTAACGGCCGGAATTGTTTCTGCCAAAGAAAGACAAATCAACATTCTTGGAGGAGATTTCCCATTGGAATCTTTTATCCAAACAGATGCTGCCATTAACCCTGGAAACTCTGGTGGAGCCCTGGTCAATGTCAAAGGGGAATTAGTTGGCATCAACACTGCCATTCTTTCCAGGACCGGCTCTTACACTGGTTATGGGTTTGCTGTGCCTGTGGATATTGCCTCTAAGGTTGCCAATGACCTGATCAAATTTGGTGAAGTACAGAAAGCCATCCCTGGTATTGAAGCAGTAGAAATCACCCCTGAATTAGCCAAAGAAATGGATCTTGAGTCCTTAGATGGTGTGGTGGTCACCCATGTTATTAGAGGTGGCGCTGCAGACCAAGCTGGCATAGCAGTAAAGGATGTCATTAAAGGTGTAGATGGTATTAAAGTTACCGGAAAGGGAAGTTTTGAAGAAGCGCTTTCCTATTACTACCCGGGAGATAAATTGAACATCACTTATGACCGAGGTAACCAGCACAAAAGCACTGAACTCATCCTTCAAAACCTCGAAGGAGGCACAGGCATAATCAAAAGAGCATTTTACTCCTCTGCTTTATTAGGGGCAAGATTAGAATCGGTAAATACAGTAGAAAAAGACCGACTTCAGATTAATTACGGAATCAAGATCACATCCTTGACAAGAGGATATCTAAATGAATTAGGACTAGGAAATGGCTTCATCCTAACAGAAGTTAATGGCGAACCGGCAAAAGACCCCAAAGAAATAGGCTCCTTCTTGGAAGATTACAGTGGGCGATTGGTCATAGAAGGACTCACTCCAAGAGGGAGGCCTTTCAGGCAATCATACAGTGTCAGGTAAAACTAATTTAGACAAAAATTAAATTGAAAGCACCGGAATAATTTCGGTGCTTTCTTTATTGGAATTTTGTACTTTTAAGAAAACGACATCGATTATGAAAACACAGCCGCTAACTTGCGAAAAGTGCTTTGATGATTTCCAAACCTCACTTGTAGAGCTTCAGGAAGTCATTGAGGAAGTTAAACTGAAAGGAATAAACCCAAAGCTTGAACAACATTTGCACCGATCCTTTGAAATCACCCATGAGCTTGCCCTGAACACCATGACTGAGTTTTTTAAAAAACAAGGCAGGCCTCCCTACTCTGGCTCAAGAGATGTCACCCTTGATGCTTTCAATGAAGAACTTATTGACGATGGAAAAGGCTGGTTGGACATGATCATTTGCCGGATCAAAGCCACTCCCGTCTACACTGAAAATGCTTCAAACTCCTTAACAGAAAATATTCTAAAGAACTATGTACATCTATTTGAAAATTTTGAAAAGAAAATGTACGACAGACTCAATTAAATTACATCCTTAAAAAAACTGAAATTTTATTCTTCACCTTGTAGCACTTGAGACGAACACTACGTCTAAGGAACATAAAGCTTTTAGTTAAACTAATAACCTTAAATTTCTTAGTCATGAAACAGCGTTTACTCATTTCCAAAAATTGGTCTCAAGTGCTGACATTTTTTTTGATAGTCCTTGGATACACCTCTTGCAACGACCAAGTAGAGAGCACCTACACTTATCACGCCATGGTCCCCGTTTCGATGGAAGCCAGTACCTTGAGAAGCATGTCCGTTGGACAAGTGGCTCCTAGAGAGATAAGTGAAACAGGAAAAATTTATATTTTTGGTGACTTTTTATTTGTCAATGAGCCCCATGAGGGCATCCATGTCATCAATAATTCCAACCCTTCAAACCCTCAAAACATCAGTTTCATAGAAGTCCCTGGCACGGTGGATTTGGCTGTAAATGACAATATACTTTACGCAGATAGCTACATTGACCTACTGGCCTTTGACATTAGCAACCCCTATAATGTCAAAATGGTCAAAAGAGTGGAAGATGTCTTTATGAACTATTACACCAACCCAGAAGTAGGAACTTTCATGTATTTCAAGGATTCTGTCATGACCAGTACCGAACCAAGAAGAAATTGGGGAGGACCAATCTTTTGGTTAGAAACCGCCTCATTTGCCAATGCCGATGCAGGAGGCAGCTATGGGCAAGGTGGATCAATGGCCAGGTTCACATTATCTAGCGGGTACCTTTATACCGTTGACGATTACGACTTAAGGTTATTCGATGTAAGTGAAAAAGCTTCCCCGGAGTTCGTAAAACAGATCAACCTTGGTTGGGGAATAGAGACCATCTTCCCATTCAAGGACAAGTTATTTATCGGTTCGAATACGGGCATGCACATCTATGATGTTTCTACTCCATCAGAACCGGAAATGCTTTCTGTTTATTCTCACTTCACCAGCTGTGACCCAGTAGTAGCCAATGATGATTATGCTTTTGTCACCTTGAGGAGCGGCACTTTCTGTCGTCAGGGCATGAATGTATTGGAAGTACTTGATATCAAGGATCCATCCAACCCGAAATTACTCAAATCTTATGAAATGAAAAATCCTCACGGATTGGGCTTATCAGGCTACAACCTTTTCGTTTGTGAGGGGGAATATGGCTTAAAAAGCTTCAAAGTACAAGACGTGATGAACCTTGATAAAAACCAAATGCAACACTTGGAGAATCTAAATGCTATTGATTTAATTCCCGGACCAAAATCACTTATCGTAATTGGCAATGATGTAATCTGCCAATATGATTATAGTAATCCAGGTCAACTCAAACTATTAAGCTGTATGCAGATTGAAAAACAGCAACTTTATTAGACTTTCAGAATGACTTTGTTTTTTAAGACTTTTAGTTGGATTGTTTTAACTTTGGTAATCATGCTTTTTAAGGGAAGTGTCCAGGCTCAGACGCTTCCCTTCACCAATCATACCGAAATAGGTATTTTGCAAAGTAATCAGGGGCTAGGGATTACTTCCGCTTTAACCTTGCAAACTTTTAACGGTGTAAGAATCAACCCATGGCTAAACCTAGGTTTTACGACAGGCATAGACAGGTACAACATTGCTAACATTCTACCTTTGGCTTTCGGGGCTAGGGCCTATTGGGGAAATGAAAAGTTCCTTCCATTGGCTTCTTTTGACATTGGCCTTGGCTCGACCTTATTGGAAAAGAAAACCGATACGGAATGGCACGAGGGAGGACTTTTACTCAATCCTACATTTGGAGTACTCATGAAAACCAAGGGAAAGACCAAGCTCAGTCTTACCATTGGTTACAAAAGGCAAATACTTACTGAATACTCCGCGGTGCTGGATCCGCAGCAAACCAACTTCAACAACTCATTGCCATCCGGTTATCACTCTCTGAGGGCTGAAAGGTACATTTTTAACCGTGCATCTATCAGATTGGGAGTATTTTTCTAAGGGGTTGGAAGAAATGGGAGCTTTCATGTACCTTTGATACCTGATCATAAAAGAAAGGTTTTTAAGAATATCATCAATAGTCCAAGTCTGGTTTTCGGTTATGAGTAAAGTATTATTTTATTTGACAATCATTTTTAGTATTGCAGCATGCTCTGCCCCCAACCAAAAAGCATCTCATAATGAAGAATTAGAGGAAATCCCTTTGGACCATGCCGTAGGTTTTAAAATACTCCAAGGCAAAGGCTGCAAGATAGTCGAAGTATTACATGGATTCCCAGGGGAACACCAAGCCTTTCGGTATTTGGTCAAAGAAACAGAAAAAACAAAAGCACCAGAATCCCATTTTGATGCAATAATTGATTCCTCTGTCCAAAAAATCATTCTCACCTCCACGACACAAATTCCCCACTTGGATGAATTGGACTTATCTAAAAATCTTATAGCATTCCCAAACACCAAACTGATCTCCTCAAAGAAAATAAGAAAGCAAATCGACCAGGGTGAAGTGGAAGACTTAGGCACTGGAGCCAAATACAATACTGAAAAAATCATTGATTTGGAACCAAACTTAGTAGTAATATCTACTTTGGGAGATAACTTAAAAGACCTTCAAGTCCTGAGTCAGGCGAAAATCCCTACTGTCATCAATGGAGATTATATGGAACAAACCCCCCTAGGAAGGGCTGAATGGATGAAATTTACGGGTGCGCTTACGGGAAAACTCAAGGAAGCAACAAAGAAATTTGACGAAATAAAACAAAATTACAATGCTTTAAAATCATCTGTAAAAGAGGCTAACCTTGAAAATCTCCCAACCGTCATTAGTGGCAGTATGTACAAAGACATTTGGTATGCTCCTGCCGGCAACAACTGGGGAGCGATATTTCTAAAAGACGCAGGCGCTGATTACATATTTAAAGACCAGGAAAGTTCAGGAAGCCTTCAACTGAATTATGAATATGTATTGGAAAAAGGTTTAAATGCTAACATTTGGATCAGTACAGCCGAATTCACTTCCTTGGATCAAATGAAAAATGCAGATGAAAGATATACCCAGTTTTCATCCTTCCAAGAAGGAGAGGTTTATACCTTTTCGAATACCCGAGGAGAAACCGGAGGACTAGAGTACTTTGAGCTAGGCTATACTAGGCCTGACATAATCCTTAAAGACTTGATAAAAGTTTTTCATCCCGAGCTATTACCCAACTATAGCCCTTATTTTTACCAAAAATTAGATTAGTCATTTTTAATTTGGAGACCTTTAGTAAAAATATAAGACTAAAATTGATCACAGGAGTAGTTTTACTTTTGGTGTTTTTCCTTGTTAATATCTCCATAGGCTCTGTTTATATCCCAATACCCCAATTAATTCATGGATTATTAGGCGCTGACCTAGATAAAGCCAGTTGGGAAACCATACTTTTCCTTTATCGTATTCCAAAAGCCATTACAGCTGTTTTAGTAGGAATTTCACTTTCAGTGAGTGGTCTTCAAATGCAAACTTTTTTTAGAAATCCTTTAGCAGGCCCCTATGTTCTTGGAATAAGTTCTGGAGCAGGATTAGGCGTTGCCATCATGATTATGGGAGGCAGTGCGCTTGGAATCACATTTTCTTCCAGTTCCAATTATATGACTTGGGGCATTTGGGGAATCATCATATCAGGAAGTTTAGGAGCCATTTTGGTCTTGCTGCTAATGAGCCTGACTGCTTGGAAAATTAAAGATAGCATGACGCTTTTGATAATAGGGTTGATGTTTGGCAGCGCTTCAGGTGCTGTGGTCAGCGTATTGTCTTATTTTGGTAATGCTGAAGACTTAAAGCTTTTCACTATCTGGTCCATGGGAAGCTTAGGCGGCATTAGTGGAACGCAACTGGAAGTTTTATCCCTTATTTGCTTCATTGGTATTATTCCCGTAATCGCTTTAATAAAATCATACAATGCAATGCTAATGGGAGAGCGCTATGCCACCAGTATGGGAGTCAATATCAAAAGTCTGAGATGGGCCATGATCTTAAGTACGGGATTGTTGGCAGGAAGTGCCACGGCTTTTTGTGGACCAATCGCCTTTATAGGAATAGCTGTCCCCCATTTGGCTAGAATGATATTCAGAACTGGTGACCACAGAATCCTTTTCCCTGCTTCTGCTTTGATAGGAGCCTGCTTCCTATTGATCAGTGATGCCATTAGCCAAATCCCCGGTTCTGCAGAGACATTGCCAATCAACGTAATCACTTCTTTATTTGGTGCACCTTTGGTAATTTGGCTAATTCTAAAAAGAAACTTGAGTAGTGAATTTTAAATGGTAAAGGACAAGCACATATTGACTGGGCAAAACGTCAGCATTGGCTATAAAAAAGGAAAGTCCTTCAAGAAAATAGGTACATCCTTGACCTTTGAGCTACAAAAAGAAAAATTGACCTGTCTGCTTGGCCCCAATGGAGTAGGAAAATCTACGCTGATAAAAACCATCATGGGACAGCTCCCAAGTCTTGAAGGAAGCATCAATTTTGGTCATCTTCCTGTCCAAGAAATCGATGCTAAATCATTGGCCAAGAAAATCAGCGTGGTACTGACAGACAGGATTTCTCCCGGAAATCTCTCAGTCGAACAGCTGGTGAGCCTTGGAAGAACCCCGTTTACAAACTGGATTGGCAAACTCACTCCTGAGGACAAAGAAATGGTGGTAGAGGCCATGAAGGCCACCAAAACCTACTACCTTAAAGATCAATTGGTTTCGGAATTAAGTGATGGGCAGCTTCAAAAAGTAATGATTGCAAGGGCCTTGGCCCAAGATGGTGATTTGATCATTCTTGATGAGCCTACTGCTCATCTGGACTTGGTCAACCGATACGAAATCATGCACCTGCTTAGAGAAGTCACACAAAACAAACATAAATCCATTTTGGTCATCACCCATGACCTCGACATAGCCATTGAAACTTCAGATGAACTTTGGATCATGCAATGTGGTGATCCCCTTTTATGCGGAACACCTGAAGACCTTATTCTTTCAGGAAAAATCAACAAACTTCTCCCTAGTGATGAGCTGTCTTTTGATTCAAATACCGGAAAAATCCGACCTAAGTCATTCCCCTTGTCCCCTTCTATTAAGGGACCCCAGCCAATTACCCAATGGCTGAACCTGGCTCTTCAAAAAAATAGCATAAGTTTATCTGAAGAAACTTCCATCCACGTCACTGAAGCACCACTTACTTTTGAAATCAGTCGCCCAAATTTGATTTTCAAAGCAAAATCGATTCAAGAAGTCATTCACTTTCTCCTCAAAAACAGCTAAATCATTCATTTTTAGAAAACATCAAACCAGTTTAAAAATGAATCAATCAAATAAAAACTCATTAACCCTATCTTTTTTATAGGGTTTTATTTTTCGTAAAACAATTTTCCATTATATTTGTCATACTAATAATTGCGATGACAAAAGAACAATTTAGCCAATACTCCTTTTTACTGGACAGAACAGCCAGGAGGGTTAAACAATACGCCCAGCAAAAGTTCAAAAATGGAGATTTTGACGTAACTGTTGATCAATGGCTCATCTTAAAGCGACTAGCGGAAAACGAGGCCATAAGCCAATCAGAGTTAGCCGCTTTAGTTTTCAAAGATCAGCCTACTTTGACCCGAATCATTGATATCCTATGCAAAAAAGGATATGTAGAAAGGGTACAGCATCCCGCTGACAGGAGGAGTTACCAAATTCATCTGACCAGTGATGGACATGATAAAGTCAATGAGCTCAAACCTAAAGTTTCTCTTATCAGAGAGAAAGCTTGGGAAAAATTGGATCAAAATGATTTTGAAGAATTCAAAAGAATCTTGAACACAATCTACAGTAATTTAGAATAGTTTTAAATAATTATGGGATTGGCTGTTTTACTACCTATATTTGCACGGAAAAAACAGACAATTTCAATTTGGTAAGCAAGTAAATAGATATACATACCATGATAACAACTGACATTTGCATCATCGGAGCTGGGCCTGTAGGATTATTCACTGTATTTGAAGCAGGCTTGCTGAAAATGCGTTGTCACCTGATTGACGCATTGCCACAGGTAGGTGGACAGCTTTCTGAAATATATCCACAAAAGCCAATTTATGACATTCCAGGTTATCCGGAAGTCAAAGCCCAGGATTTGGTAGATAATCTGATGAAACAGATTGAACCTTTTAACCCGACTTTTAGCTTGGGCGAAAGAGTGGACCACCTTACCAAACAGGACGATGGATCTTATGTGGTGACCACTAGTGACAAAACAAAAGTTCATGCCCAAGTAATTGTGATTGCTGGAGGCTTGGGTTGTTTCGAACCAAGAAAACCTGTTCTGGAAAACCTTGAAAACTTTGAAGGGAAAGGCATCACCTACATGGTAAAAGATCCTGAGCAATTTAGAGGTAAAAAAGTGATCTTGGCAGGAGGCGGTGACTCTGCCCTAGACTGGACCATCTTCCTGTCCGATGTAGCCGAAAAAGTAACTTTAGTACATAGAAATGAAACTTTCAGAGGAGCTCCTGATTCTGCTGCCAAGGTTTTTGATTTAGCTAACAACGGTAAAATTGATCTAATCTTGAGTTCTAATCTTACCAAAATATCTGGCAACGGACACCTTCAAAGTGTCACCATGAAAAATAAAGCCAAGGAAGAATTGGTAGTGGATACAGATTATTTGATTCCTCTTTTCGGACTAAGCCCAAAATTGGGGCCTATTGCTGACTGGGGTTTGAATATTGACAAAAACGCCATTGAAGTGGATACTACTGATTACTCTACCAATGTTGAGAGAATCTATGCCGTTGGAGATATCAACACCTATGAAAATAAACTTAAGTTGATCCTTTGTGGATTCCATGAGGCAGCTTTGATGTGCCACAGCGCTTTCAAATATGTTTATCCAGATCAAAAATTAAGCTTTAAATACACGACTGTTAATGGTGTAAATTCATTTTAATTGTAAATTTGCGGCATGGTAACATTTGAAGTAGAAGATCACGACGGAAACCGTCAATCAATTGAGGCTCCTGACGACATGGGCCTGAGCCTAATGGAGGTTCTGAAAGCATCTGAATACCCTGTATTGGCCACTTGTGGCGGGATGGCACTTTGTGCTACTTGCCATGTAGAAGTATTGGAAGGTAAAGATGGACTTGGTGAAGCCACTGATGTGGAGCTTGACCAGCTGGAGGCCTTGCCGGAAATGTTTGACACCAGTAGGCTTGCTTGTCAAATCAGAATCAGTGAGGAATTGGAAGGGGCGGTTTTCAAACTAAGAGGAGAAGAAAATTAAAATTTCCTGTGTATAATTTAAAAAGGTTGGCAATACATCATTTTGTCAACCTTTTATTTTTTATTCAAATCATTTCATCTTTACCCCAATAGTCACTTCCAAGATCACCTCTTCGCCTACCAACCCTTCAATTTCTTTTTTTATCCGCTCTAGTTCCCCTTCTTTTAGGGCATGCTCTGAAATAATCGTCAGAGAAATACTTATAGGCTGCAAACTCCTAATCTTTACATTCCTGAGTGTCACATCCTCTTCAATATGATAGCCACTTAGATTTTTCAGTAATTTATTTTCCCTAACCATCTCAGAAAAACCTAATGCCAAGGGTGCACTTACTCCAACTACCAAAAAAAATGACCACACCAAACCTTTTCTTGCCAATCTAAATGGACTAAAGCCAAGGAGAAGAAAGGTAAGCGCCGCAGCCAAAATCATCCCTGCCAAGTTAGTAACCAGTAACAATAAGGCTCCAGAAAACACAGCCCAATCTCCCCAGCCTAAGCCGATTCCAGACACTGCGAGCGGAGGAACCAAAGCAACAGCAATTGCCACACCTGCTAAGGTTTTTGCGATTTCTTTCTTCGAATGGGCGTAAGCTCCGGCCACACCTGAAACCGCCGCTACGCCCAAATCCAATAAGTTTGGCCTTATCCTCGCAGTAATTTCTTCATTCAGGATGTTTAAAGGAGTAAGCCGAGTCAATAGCACAGCAAAGATATACCCAAGTAATAAACCAAGTCCTACTGTCTTAAGGCTATTTAAAGTCAATCGTTTATCTTGCCTGAGCACTCCCATACTTAATGAAATTATAGGAGCCATCAATGGTGCTAAGATCATCGCTCCAATAATCACGGGAGAGGAATCTGAAAACAACCCCAATGTAGCGATAAGCGTGGATAAAACCATCAATACCAAATAACTGGATTTGGGCACTGAATTTTCCCTCAGCTGGGTAAACAGATCCTTAAATTCCTCCGTAGTAGCATGGTAGATATACGGAAGTGGTCCCTTTAACAATTCCTCCTTTGCCTCTCCTCTTGGCAGAAGCTGTGTTTTA harbors:
- a CDS encoding iron ABC transporter permease, translated to MITGVVLLLVFFLVNISIGSVYIPIPQLIHGLLGADLDKASWETILFLYRIPKAITAVLVGISLSVSGLQMQTFFRNPLAGPYVLGISSGAGLGVAIMIMGGSALGITFSSSSNYMTWGIWGIIISGSLGAILVLLLMSLTAWKIKDSMTLLIIGLMFGSASGAVVSVLSYFGNAEDLKLFTIWSMGSLGGISGTQLEVLSLICFIGIIPVIALIKSYNAMLMGERYATSMGVNIKSLRWAMILSTGLLAGSATAFCGPIAFIGIAVPHLARMIFRTGDHRILFPASALIGACFLLISDAISQIPGSAETLPINVITSLFGAPLVIWLILKRNLSSEF
- a CDS encoding ABC transporter ATP-binding protein encodes the protein MVKDKHILTGQNVSIGYKKGKSFKKIGTSLTFELQKEKLTCLLGPNGVGKSTLIKTIMGQLPSLEGSINFGHLPVQEIDAKSLAKKISVVLTDRISPGNLSVEQLVSLGRTPFTNWIGKLTPEDKEMVVEAMKATKTYYLKDQLVSELSDGQLQKVMIARALAQDGDLIILDEPTAHLDLVNRYEIMHLLREVTQNKHKSILVITHDLDIAIETSDELWIMQCGDPLLCGTPEDLILSGKINKLLPSDELSFDSNTGKIRPKSFPLSPSIKGPQPITQWLNLALQKNSISLSEETSIHVTEAPLTFEISRPNLIFKAKSIQEVIHFLLKNS
- a CDS encoding MarR family winged helix-turn-helix transcriptional regulator is translated as MTKEQFSQYSFLLDRTARRVKQYAQQKFKNGDFDVTVDQWLILKRLAENEAISQSELAALVFKDQPTLTRIIDILCKKGYVERVQHPADRRSYQIHLTSDGHDKVNELKPKVSLIREKAWEKLDQNDFEEFKRILNTIYSNLE
- a CDS encoding NAD(P)/FAD-dependent oxidoreductase, encoding MITTDICIIGAGPVGLFTVFEAGLLKMRCHLIDALPQVGGQLSEIYPQKPIYDIPGYPEVKAQDLVDNLMKQIEPFNPTFSLGERVDHLTKQDDGSYVVTTSDKTKVHAQVIVIAGGLGCFEPRKPVLENLENFEGKGITYMVKDPEQFRGKKVILAGGGDSALDWTIFLSDVAEKVTLVHRNETFRGAPDSAAKVFDLANNGKIDLILSSNLTKISGNGHLQSVTMKNKAKEELVVDTDYLIPLFGLSPKLGPIADWGLNIDKNAIEVDTTDYSTNVERIYAVGDINTYENKLKLILCGFHEAALMCHSAFKYVYPDQKLSFKYTTVNGVNSF
- a CDS encoding 2Fe-2S iron-sulfur cluster-binding protein produces the protein MVTFEVEDHDGNRQSIEAPDDMGLSLMEVLKASEYPVLATCGGMALCATCHVEVLEGKDGLGEATDVELDQLEALPEMFDTSRLACQIRISEELEGAVFKLRGEEN
- a CDS encoding DUF389 domain-containing protein: MKELTLLFDEKLTKEVEEKVLPLLKGHLKAKVPFGNELNLNLLKDDLVVTYLSDKKLKLLVPLAISQGWTMAFLPHPEMVHGRQGFGIGANLEKSVKHILESESSKQIDVLLVNGDPVINTVIIGESMGVMYGIAELSWLKQFLEKVKNLFGMLKRVFLHPYTIVIPQEETENAEKESKKSEINTAALGMVIVQHGRSSLLRRRVLEDSFVDDGMMHNLVLAPQSVMSLIGFGLKSFFRSSKNPKLPSFVAHIRTRKMKISSQETMGYTVDGVSQNAQEIELEVKNKALQIIPGRYLETEAKANNKEVFKTQLLPRGEAKEELLKGPLPYIYHATTEEFKDLFTQLRENSVPKSSYLVLMVLSTLIATLGLFSDSSPVIIGAMILAPLMAPIISLSMGVLRQDKRLTLNSLKTVGLGLLLGYIFAVLLTRLTPLNILNEEITARIRPNLLDLGVAAVSGVAGAYAHSKKEIAKTLAGVAIAVALVPPLAVSGIGLGWGDWAVFSGALLLLVTNLAGMILAAALTFLLLGFSPFRLARKGLVWSFFLVVGVSAPLALGFSEMVRENKLLKNLSGYHIEEDVTLRNVKIRSLQPISISLTIISEHALKEGELERIKKEIEGLVGEEVILEVTIGVKMK